The stretch of DNA CATAGAAATACTTGGCTAAGCATAAGCACCCACATCACACCATGTGAAGTAAGTTCCAAAAAGGCTAAAATCATGGTTAAACTAACTAGTCCTTACACATAAACTAACTAGTCCTTACACATAAACTTCACCCTTGATGACAATTTGTGCGTTTGGAGATGCACGAGGGAAGCACAACAACTCCCTTAGGATCTTGATCACCATGTAGCCATTTTTTCTATAATAAGATTCTGTAATAACAATTCTCTCTAGTATAGGGGATTTTAAGAGCAACATTTTCACAAAAAGTATTTCAAGTGTGCATCCACAAAAATATTCAATCTTGATTGTTTTAAGCATTTTTAGATCTTGATTAATAATGCAGCTGTCTGGATCCTTCAAAAGTCTTGAAGGAGCTGCTATGTCATCATCTGAACATGCCtacacaaataaaataaataacatgtaCAACCATGAggtaataaagaaaacaaaaatcacgACTGCCAAATATATACTCTATATAGGTTTTTGTCTCATAAAACTTACTGCATTAATGTCCAGTTCACATAGGTTGGGAGATTTTTGAAGCAACTGCAAAACACCCCTGAGCTGCTTTTCATTGGCAAAGTCAAAAGGATCCAGTTTGATTACTTGCAGATTTATTGCAGTTGGGAAAGAGGCTACTTCAACATCTTCTTCccacttatttaaaaaaaaaagaagataatattAAAAGAACTCTAACAAACCAGAAGGaaaagaatattaaatttgTCAATACTAGAAGGAAGAGAGATTCTCACCAACAAGAAGCTGGCATCCAAGCAAAGAACCTTAATGGCTTTCAAATGAAGTGCAAACCATCTGGATTCAACCCCAAACATAGGACCAAGCCTACCAGTAATAGACAAGCTTTCAAGTTTTGGAGCGTTGATCTTAAAATTACAGATCCCTTGACAATCAGAGAAATCCAGCTTCTCAAGATTAGGAAGTGTAGACACAATTCCATTAGCATTATCATTAAAAACAACACTAAAGAAAGCTAATGATCTGAAACAGGGAAAATTAGGAGGAGCATTTATTGGGAAATCAAAACCCATACGTTCGAGTCTCAGCTGCTTTATTGTCGGACACAAGACTACACAAAATGGCAGCTTATAGTGAGGTTCCCAAGCAAAGTCATGAGAGATGTAAAGTTCCTCAACGCCATTTCTTGATAGGAAAAGATACCACTGATCTACATCAGACCGCTCAAGCTTATTATCCAAGAGAATGAGACGATTAATGTATAGAGTAAATTTCTTAACTGGTCCAACACGTTGCAAGAGAAtgtatgttattattttaacgAAAGGTGTTTGATCATCACTATAACCTTTGATTTTTCGGACGCTATAAAAGAAGTTCGAATCGAACACAAGCCGCCCAAGCAGCAACCAAGCATCTCTCCAGTGAGTTGAGAGCAGAGCAGTTCTTGCAGCTTCGTGAGTGGGCAAGCGCTCCAAAATCATTTCCTTCACATTTGCTGGCAGTTCACTCATCACATCCCTTCTTGTATCTGCTTCCAATTTTCCTGCCATTAAACTGGAAACAGGAGTTAAAATCGCTCGATTTTTATTTCGATTGCAATTCAGCCCACAAGGTTTTGGAAGCGAAAGaaatttgggaagaaaaaaGAGATTAGGGGAGAAGTGTCAGAAACCCTTGTCTACCGCCTAGATGGTTTTgagcagttcttatatcgtggaccgcggtcccaaaacgacgtcgttttgattaatgaaacagACGGAAGAATTCGcgtcactcactttcttttcatatatactgcactttcttttcatatatactgcactttcttttcaacacaactgcagttccctttcaacacaactgcactttcttttcatatatactgcactttcttttcatatatactgcactttcttttcaacacaactgcagttccctttcaacacaactgcagttNAGCCCACAAGGTTTTGGAAGCGAAAGaaatttgggaagaaaaaaGAGATTAGGGGAGAAGTG from Ipomoea triloba cultivar NCNSP0323 chromosome 7, ASM357664v1 encodes:
- the LOC116026093 gene encoding F-box/FBD/LRR-repeat protein At1g13570-like, which gives rise to MAGKLEADTRRDVMSELPANVKEMILERLPTHEAARTALLSTHWRDAWLLLGRLVFDSNFFYSVRKIKDQWYLFLSRNGVEELYISHDFAWEPHYKLPFCVVLCPTIKQLRLERMGFDFPINAPPNFPCFRSLAFFSVVFNDNANGIVSTLPNLEKLDFSDCQGICNFKINAPKLESLSITGRLGPMFGVESRWFALHLKAIKVLCLDASFLLWEEDVEVASFPTAINLQVIKLDPFDFANEKQLRGVLQLLQKSPNLCELDINAACSDDDIAAPSRLLKDPDSCIINQDLKMLKTIKIEYFCGCTLEILFVKMLLLKSPILERIVITESYYRKNGYMVIKILRELLCFPRASPNAQIVIKGEVYVFNSMDLHPKKHPNLSSSSKCQMPKSPTEGSQTLSKSTNYKL